A single Lactuca sativa cultivar Salinas chromosome 8, Lsat_Salinas_v11, whole genome shotgun sequence DNA region contains:
- the LOC111896995 gene encoding 18S rRNA (guanine-N(7))-methyltransferase RID2 — MSSRPELQAPPEIFYDDVEARKYTSSSRIVGIQAELSERALELLALPDDDVPRLLLDIGCGSGLSGETISEHGHEWIGLDISKSMLDVALEREADGDLILGDMGQGLGIRPGVIDGAISISAVQWLCNADKSCHEPRLRLKAFFGSLYRCLGRGARAVFQLYPENNAQRELILSYAMRAGFAGGVVIDYPHSSKKRKEYLVLTCGPPSMSTTTPNAKGEDENICSDDDDDDDDGSEDEENQTVCISDRHRPRKKQRITKKGKTKSWVLQKKEKMRSKGNVVPPDSKYTARKRKARF, encoded by the exons ATGTCGTCGAGGCCGGAGCTACAAGCACCACCGGAGATATTCTACGACGATGTTGAAGCTCGAAAATACACTTCATCCTCGCGTATAGTCGGAATTCag GCGGAGCTTTCTGAAAGAGCACTAGAGCTTCTTGCGTTGCCTGATGATGATGTCCCTAGATTACTTCTTGACATTG GTTGTGGTTCTGGACTTAGTGGTGAAACAATATCTGAGCATGGACATGAATGGATTGGTCTAGATATATCAAAATCAATGCTTG ATGTTGCTTTGGAGCGGGAGGCTGATGGTGATCTTATACTTGGAGACATGGGTCAGGGCCTTGGAATTCGGCCTGGAGTGATTGATGGTGCTATCAGTATCTCAGCTGTACAG TGGTTGTGCAATGCTGATAAATCTTGTCATGAGCCTCGGTTGAGATTGAA GGCATTCTTTGGATCACTTTATAGATGCTTGGGTAGGGGAGCTAGAGCTGTTTTCCAATTGTATCCTGAAAATAATGCTCAAAGAGAGCTAATTTTAAGTTATGCTATGCGTGCTGGATTTGCTGGTGGTGTAGTTATTGATTACCCTCACAG ctcaaagaaaagaaaagagtaCCTTGTGCTGACTTGTGGGCCACCATCTATGAGCACCACCACACCAAATGCCAAAGGTGAAGATGAAAACATTTgttcagatgatgatgatgatgatgatgatggtagtGAAGATGAAGAGAACCAAACT GTGTGTATTTCAGATAGGCATAGGCCAAGAAAAAAGCAAAGAATAACAAAAAAAGGTAAgacaaaatcttgggtgttacagaaGAAAGAGAAGATGAGGAGCAAAGGAAATGTTGTGCCTCCTGATTCTAAGTACACTGCTCGAAAACGAAAGGCCCGCTTTTGA
- the LOC111897011 gene encoding 2-methoxy-6-polyprenyl-1,4-benzoquinol methylase, mitochondrial, producing the protein MAFRVVGRRLLRSKLLPMFTPASTLHSHATSFGFKEVNEEEKSQLVGNVFTKVASNYDIMNDLMSGGLHRLWKDRLVSKLSPFPGMKHLDVAGGTGDVAFRILETINSVNRRAIEDTLEDDLQRETQIYVCDINPNMLDVGKKRAQQRGLGDQGSLIWVEGDAEKLNFEDDSMDGYTIAFGIRNVTHIEKVLAEAYRILKKGGRFLCLELSHVEAPVFKQLYDYYSFSVIPVVGELVAGDRDSYQYLVESVRRFPPQEVFASMIADAGFQKVEYENLVGGVVAIHSGVKF; encoded by the exons ATGGCCTTCAGAGTGGTTGGTAGGAGATTATTGAGGAGCAAGCTATTACCCATGTTCACTCCTGCTTCTACATTGCATTCACATGCCACTAGCTTTG GATTTAAAGAAGTAAATGAAGAAGAAAAAAGCCAACTGGTTGGGAATGTCTTCACCAAGGTTGCATCAAATTATGACATCatgaatgatttgatgagtggTGGATTGCATAGGTTGTGGAAAGATAG ACTGGTTTCAAAATTGAGTCCGTTTCCTGGGATGAAGCATCTTGATGTAGCTGGTGGGACAG GTGATGTTGCTTTTAGGATTCTAGAAACAATCAACAGTGTTAATCGCAGAGCCATAGAAGACACACTTGAAGATGATTTGCAGAGAGAAACTCAGATTTATGTTTGTGATATCAATCCAAATATGTTGGATGTTGGTAAAAAACGAGCCCAACAAAGAG GGCTTGGAGATCAGGGGTCTCTCATATGGGTTGAGGGAGATGCAGAAAAACTCAATTTTGAAGATGATTCAATGGATGGTTACACTATTGCTTTTGGTATTAGGAATGTTACACACATAGAAAAGGTTCTTGCTGAAGCATATAG gaTACTCAAGAAAGGAGGGAGATTCCTTTGTCTTGAACTCAGCCATGTTGAAGCTCCAGTTTTCAAGCAACT GTATGATTACTATTCATTCTCGGTTATTCCAGTTGTAGGAGAGTTAGTTGCAGGAGATCGTGATTCTTATCAGTATTTGGTTGAAAGTGTTAGGCGTTTTCCTCCTCAG GAGGTGTTTGCTTCAATGATTGCGGATGCTGGATTTCAAAAGGTGGAGTATGAGAATCTTGTGGGAGGAGTGGTGGCAATCCATTCTGGGGTGAAGTTTTAG
- the LOC111897032 gene encoding leucine-rich repeat extensin-like protein 3: MHPPRLHFLLLLTLLVSAAFLHVTSAADDNDNDADDVNNLVFENPSLRRAYIALQAWKTAIFSDPSNFTANWTGPAVCSYGGVFCAPSLLNSSNRVVAGIDLNHADIAGYLPPELGLLTDLAVFHINSNRFCGTVPKTFKKLKLLFELDLSNNRFVGAFPTVVLSLPVLKFLDLRFNEFEGSVPFKLFDKDLDAVFLNDNRFKFGIPPNLGNSPVSVLVLANNDLGGCLPASIGQMGSTLNEIILMNDNLTSCLPVQIGALKKVTVFDVSFNSLQGPLPAAIAGMRSVEQLNVAHNKLTGVVPDSICKLPRLQNFTFSNNYFTGEAPSCVATGSGGGKVFDDGKNCIVGKANQRSGRECSSGDARPVDCSKLQCGVSPSPVPVPSPPRSKSESQSRRRTPPAPPAPKLSQPPRQKVKATPPPPVFETSPNMRSRPPPPPTDRSSSKPNLRPPPPTWQVSPNNRHAPPPPTFESSPVTRVAPPQSPPPPPPHSPPPPPPTPQSPPPPPPQSPPPPPPQSSPPPPPHSPPPPPPQSPPPPPPSPPPPSPSPPPPSPPPPSPSPPPPSPPPPSPSPPPPPSPSPPLPCSPPPPPPQSPPPPPHYSSPPPPPPHYSSPPPPPQYSPPPPPHYSSPPPHSPPPPPPYYSSPPPPPQYSSPPPPPHSPPPPPPHYSSPPPPPHYSSPPPPSSSDCTPPPPPPPQPCETPSSSPPPPPPQEWHHQPPQTRSPPSPTYHHSYTPPQQWHQPPPQQSPSPPPPTLPPPPPFDNLPLPPVFGVSYASPPPPVIPYY, encoded by the coding sequence ATGCATCCGCCGCGCTTACACTTCCTCCTCCTTCTCACCCTCCTCGTCTCAGCCGCCTTCCTCCACGTCACCTCCGCCGCCGATGACAATGACAATGACGCAGATGATGTGAACAATCTTGTTTTCGAGAATCCAAGTCTCCGGAGAGCATACATTGCTCTTCAAGCATGGAAAACCGCCATCTTTTCCGACCCGTCCAACTTCACCGCCAACTGGACTGGCCCAGCCGTTTGTTCCTACGGCGGCGTGTTCTGTGCTCCTTCCTTGTTAAACAGCTCTAATAGAGTGGTTGCCGGAATTGACCTCAACCATGCTGATATTGCTGGTTACCTCCCACCGGAGCTCGGCCTTCTAACAGACCTCGCTGTCTTCCACATTAACTCCAATCGGTTCTGCGGTACTGTTCCAAAAACGTTCAAGAAGCTTAAGCTCCTTTTCGAGCTTGATTTAAGCAACAACCGTTTCGTCGGGGCTTTTCCCACGGTGGTTTTATCGTTGCCGGTTTTGAAATTCTTGGACCTCCGGTTCAATGAATTTGAAGGGTCTGTTCCATTTAAACTTTTCGATAAGGATCTTGATGCAGTTTTCTTGAACGATAACCGGTTTAAGTTCGGTATTCCTCCGAATTTGGGTAATTCGCCGGTGTCAGTGCTTGTTTTGGCCAACAACGATCTCGGTGGGTGTCTTCCGGCGAGTATTGGACAAATGGGGTCGACGTTGAATGAGATTATTCTCATGAACGACAATTTGACGAGCTGTTTGCCGGTGCAAATTGGAGCTTTGAAAAAGGTGACGGTTTTCGACGTGAGCTTCAACAGTCTTCAAGGGCCGCTGCCGGCGGCGATAGCCGGAATGAGGAGTGTCGAGCAGCTGAATGTGGCACATAACAAGTTGACAGGGGTGGTGCCGGACAGTATTTGTAAGTTACCCAGGTTGCAAAACTTTACTTTCTCTAACAATTACTTTACTGGAGAAGCGCCGTCATGTGTTGCCACCGGAAGTGGCGGTGGCAAGGTGTTTGATGATGGTAAGAATTGTATTGTTGGGAAAGCGAATCAACGTTCTGGAAGGGAGTGTTCTTCTGGTGATGCACGTCCTGTTGATTGTAGTAAGTTGCAGTGTGGTGTTTCTCCATCGCCGGTTCCAGTTCCATCTCCACCGCGCTCTAAGTCGGAATCTCAGTCTAGGAGAAGAACACCGCCTGCTCCACCAGCTCCAAAACTGTCTCAGCCACCAAGGCAAAAAGTCAAGGCTACTCCACCGCCTCCTGTTTTTGAGACTTCACCAAATATGAGATCACGTCCTCCACCGCCGCCTACGGATAGAAGTTCTTCAAAACCCAACCTTCGACCACCGCCTCCGACTTGGCAAGTCTCGCCAAACAATCGACATGCACCACCACCTCCAACTTTTGAATCTTCACCTGTAACACGTGTTGCCCCACCACaatcaccgccaccaccacctcctcattcacctccaccaccaccaccaacaccgCAAtcgccaccacctccaccaccacaatcgccaccaccgcctccaccacaatcatcgccaccacctcctccccattcaccaccacctccacccccacaatcaccaccacctccaccaccatcaccaccacctccgTCTCCGTCACCAcctccaccatcaccaccacctccgTCTCCGTCACCAcctccaccatcaccaccacctccatctccgtCACCGCCTCCAccgccatcaccatcaccacctcttccttgttcaccaccacctccaccaccgcaatcaccaccacccccaccacactactcatcaccaccaccaccaccacctcattACTcatcgccaccaccacctccacaataCTCACCCCCACCTCCACCACACTACTCATCTCCACCTCCTCATtcaccgccaccacctccacctTATTACTCATCACCTCCGCCACCTCCACAGTACTCATCCCCACCTCCACCTCCccattcaccaccaccacctccacctcactattcatcaccaccaccacctccacattACTCATCCCCACCACCACCATCCTCATCTGACTGCACTCCACCACCGCCACCTCCTCCCCAACCATGTGAAACCCCCTCTTcttccccaccaccacctccaccacaagAATggcaccaccaaccaccacaaaCTCGATCACCACCATCACCTACATACCATCATTCATATACACCACCACAACAATGGCATCAGCCACCACCCCAACAATCACCGTCTCCTCCACCACCAACactcccaccaccaccaccttttgATAACCTGCCTCTTCCACCAGTGTTCGGAGTTTCCTACGCctctccaccaccacctgtaatCCCCTACTATTGA
- the LOC111896979 gene encoding pumilio homolog 5 — protein sequence MTTESPIRIMDAFGKQSTNMNIEDLGLLLKAQNFQEKQKTSPPNRSGSAPPSMEGSFAAIENFMSRHKISQNMSESEEQLRADPSYIAYYSNHVNLNPRLPQPLISDENRHLFVGNNQRPTSFDDSFRPNQSNLSTHKEESDDDRSPKQEETEETNDHDTGRLLYSNPPPSSINTTSINHSQDNLPNAESQSQRDRRTMFQVYGPGPQHQTYINMNQYLQTPSNSVTSQSPYGSGSYMMTGNPVYPNMIQSGYFPPQQYVTGYAFNHQPSLSPYVTGYLPTNPVHVPMPFDITASQSFIGQNQSQTSGVNLQHFNKFYGHPGLQIQPPFLESLQIASSTHGDDHQIMPKQQSLGLMGHNLNSRRIDTHTMNPYYFGSPTNSGILQFPPSNFASPPVPGSPIGGVGFHSGRNGVRSPSGSYGGHQVFKDPKTYSFLEELKSGKGRRLDLSDIFGHIVEFCGDQHGSRFIQQKLEICSVEEKESVFKEVLPNASSLITDVFGNYVIQKFFEYGSTEQRRELVNQLEGQILPLSLQMYGCRVIQKALDVIELEQKIKLVRELDGHVLRCVRDQNGNHVIQKCIESISMEKIKFVISSFRGQVASLSTHPYGCRVIQRVLEHSTDELQSQFIVDEILESVYTLAQDQYGNYVTQHVLKRGKPEERNQIVHKLKGHVVQLSQHKFASNVIEKCLEYGDSATRGVLIEEIIGLGDNNDNLLAMVKDQFANYVIQKVLQTCTPDQHQVLLGRIKIHLNSLKKYTYGKHIVARFEQLYGEEFQVSGS from the exons ATGACCACCGAAAGCCCAATCAGAATCATGGATGCATTCGGGAAACAATCTACGAACATGAACATCGAGGACCTGGGATTACTCTTGAAagctcaaaattttcaagaaaaacAGAAAACTTCACCTCCCAATCGAAGCGGAAGTGCTCCTCCAAGCATGGAAGGTTCATTTGCCGCCATTGAAAACTTCATGTCGAGACATAAAATTTCTCAAAATATGTCTGAATCTGAAGAACAGCTTCGCGCGGATCCTTCTTACATTGCGTATTACTCGAACCACGTCAATTTAAACCCTAGACTCCCTCAACCTCTAATCTCAGATGAAAATAGACATCTGTTTGTAGGAAATAATCAAAGACCGACATCTTTTGATGATTCTTTCCGCccaaatcagagtaatctttccaCCCATAAAGAAGAATCAGACGATGATCGATCACCAAAACAG GAAGAAACAGAGGAAACAAATGATCATGATACGGGGCGACTTTTGTATTCAAACCCCCCTCCATCTTCCATTAACACAACTTCAATTAATCATTCACAAGACAATCTTCCGAATgcagaaagtcaaagtcaaagagaCCGAAGAACAATGTTTCAAGTATACGGGCCGGGCCCACAACATCAAACCTACATTAACATGAACCAATATCTTCAAACTCCTTCAAATTCAGTGACTTCACAGTCGCCATATGGATCGGGTTCATATATGATGACGGGTAATCCTGTTTACCCGAATATGATTCAATCTGGATACTTCCCTCCTCAACAATACGTAACCGGATATGCTTTTAATCATCAACCTTCTCTTTCACCTTATGTAACTGGATACCTCCCTACAAATCCTGTTCATGTCCCTATGCCTTTCGATATCACTGCATCTCAAAGCTtcattggtcaaaatcaaagtcaaaccTCTGGTGTTAATTTGCAACATTTCAACAAGTTCTATGGGCACCCAGGATTACAAATTCAACCTCCATTTCTTGAAAGTTTGCAGATTGCTTCTTCTACACATGGAGATGATCATCAGATAATGCCAAAACAACAATCTTTAGGACTCATGGGGCATAATTTGAATTCAAGAAGAATAGATACTCATACTATGAATCCTTACTATTTTGGAAGCCCAACAAATTCTGGTATTTTACAGTTTCCACCCTCGAATTTTGCTAGTCCACCTGTCCCAGGATCCCCTATTGGTGGGGTCGGTTTCCATAGTGGGAGGAATGGAGTGAGGTCaccttcaggctcttatggtggACATCAGGTTTTTAAAGATCCTAAAACCTATTCATTTCTTGAAGAATTGAAATCTGGGAAAGGTCGTAGGCTTGATCTTTCTGATATTTTTGGGCATATTGTTGAATTCTG TGGTGATCAACATGGAAGTCGATTCATTCAACAGAAGCTGGAAATTTGTAGTGTTGAAGAGAAGGAATCTGTATTTAAAGAAGTTCTTCCTAATGCTTCTAGTTTGATCACTGATGTTTTTGGTAACTATGTTATTCAAAAG TTTTTTGAGTATGGAAGTACTGAGCAAAGAAGGGAGCTTGTAAACCAGCTTGAAGGTCAGATATTGCCTTTAAGTCTCCAAATGTATGGTTGCCGAGTGATCCAAAAG GCCCTTGATGTGATTGAGCTAGAACAAAAAATAAAACTTGTTCGTGAGCTAGATGGACATGTTTTAAGATGTGTTCGTGATCAAAATGGAAATCATGTGATACAAAAATGTATAGAAAGTATTTCAATGGAGAAAATAAAATTTGTAATCTCATCTTTTCGTGGTCAAGTTGCATCCCTTTCAACACATCCGTATGGATGTCGTGTCATTCAG AGGGTACTAGAACACTCCACAGATGAATTACAAAGCCAATTTATTGTTGATGAGATATTAGAGTCTGTTTACACTCTCGCACAAGATCAATATGGCAATTATGTAACTCAG CATGTGTTAAAGAGGGGAAAACCGGAGGAAAGAAACCAAATTGTACACAAGTTGAAGGGACATGTTGTACAACTAAGTCAACATAAATTTGCATCAAATGTTATTGAGAAGTGTTTGGAATATGGTGATTCTGCTACAAGAGGAGTCTTGATTGAAGAGATCATTGGTCTTGGTGACAATAACGATAATTTATTG GCGATGGTGAAGGACCAATTTGCAAATTATGTTATCCAGAAGGTTCTTCAAACGTGTACACCGGATCAACATCAAGTGTTGCTTGGTAGAATAAAGATTCATCTCAATTCATTGAAGAAATATACTTATGGAAAACATATTGTTGCTCGCTTTGAACAATTATATGGTGAAG agTTTCAAGTGTCTGGATCATAA